In one Natator depressus isolate rNatDep1 chromosome 26, rNatDep2.hap1, whole genome shotgun sequence genomic region, the following are encoded:
- the LOC141978213 gene encoding uncharacterized protein LOC141978213 encodes MYAKRLKSDLVELCRQRGLRVGRSTKEQLIAQLEERDRLDDPIPVPEGSRPADAAWALGPDQAGRGQTAAQDTPRPFLPMPGGGVVGSPANTEGPLTPAASRGSSQRSSPSLERMRLEWERERKMRELEDHEKQRQHEEKQRQHEQEEKEKQRQHEQEEKERERQEKERECQEKERERQHEQQEKEKQRQHELELARLRSSGAPAAPCHPTGSPILLYTRHGEGPCAPGGSRDIRIPE; translated from the exons atgtacgctaaacgcctcaagagcgacctggtggagctgtgcaggcagagggggctgcgcgtcgggaggtccaccaaggaacagctgattgcccagctggaggagagggatcgcttggatgacccgatccctgtccctgagggaagccgcccggcggacgcagcgtgggccctggggcctgaccaggctgggaggggtcagactgctgcccaggacaccccgagacccttcctacctatgcctgggggaggggttgtgggaagcccagcgaataccgagggccccctgaccccagcagccagcaggggatcctcccagcggagctccccatccctggagcggatgcggctggaatgggagagggagaggaaaatgagggagctggaggatcatgaaaaacaacgtcaacatgaggagaaacaacgtcaacatgagcaggaggagaaggagaaacaacgtcaacatgagcaggaggagaaggagagggagcgtcaggagaaggagagggagtgtcaggagaaggagagggaacgtcaacatgagcagcaggagaaggagaaacaaagacagcatgaactggagctggccaggctgaggagcagtggggccccggctgcg CCCTGTCATCCAACTGGGAGTCCCATTTTGCTTTACACACGACATGGAGAAGGCCCCTGCGCTCCGGGAGGCAG CAGGGACATCAGAATCCCAGAGTGA